The genomic DNA TTCCTTGCCCCATCCAGCGGGGCCAGCGCGCGCGAACCGGATGGCCGTTCTACCCGAGGCAGGGGCATCGGAGGCAGGGTCGTCAGGTGTGCGCGGTCATGCGGATTCCGTTTGTTTCGTTAACAGATCGGAACACCGCCGATCTGCCGACTCCACGTCCGGAACCCGTTTCTCTCCTGCTCGCTCTGCTTCGCAGCTCTACGAGTCCGCTCGGATGGAATGGCTTACAAAGCCGTTCCATCGGAGTCCGTATCAGACGCGTTTGAACAGCAGCGCGGCGTTCTGCCCGCCGAACGCGAAGGAGTTGCTCAGGGCGTACTCGACCTGCACCTCGCGCGCGCCTTCGGGGATGTAGTCGAGGTCGAGTTCCGGGTCGGGGTCGGTCAGGTTGATGGTGGGGGGCAGGATGCCGTCCCGCAGCGCCTGGGCGACGGCGATGGCCTCGATGGCGCCGGCCGCGCCGAGCAGGTGCCCGGTCATGCTCTTGGTGGAGCTGACGGCCAGCGTGTGGGCGTGCTTGCCGAACACGTGCTTGATGCCCTGCGTTTCGTGCAGGTCGTTGAAGTGCGTGCTGGTGCCGTGCGCGTTGATGTACCCGACCTGTTCGGGGTTCACGCCGGCGGTACGCAGGGCCATGCGCATGGCGACCTGCGCGCCGCGTCCCTCGGGGGCGGGCGTGGTGATGTGGTGCGCGTCGGCGCTGGTGCCGTACCCGACGATCTCGGCGTAGATGGTCGCGCCGCGCGCCACGGCCTTCTCGTACTCTTCGAGGATCACGACGCCCGCGCCCTCGCCCAGCACGAAGCCGTCGCGGGTGGCGCTGAACGGGCGGCTGGCCCGCTGGGGGTCGTCGTTGCGGGTGGACAGGGCTTTCATGTTCGAGAACCCGCCGATGGCGATGGGCGTGATGGCGGCCTCGCTGCCCCCGGCGATCATGGTGTCCGCGAGGCCCAGCTGGATGTAGCGCGCGGCGTCGCCGATGGCGCCGGTGCCGGTGGCGCAGGCAGTCACGACGGTGCTGCTGGGGCCGGTCGCGCCGTAGCGCATGGCGACGTGCCCGGTGGCCATGTTGGCGATCATCATGGGAATGAACATGGGGCTGATGCGCCCCGGTCCGCGTGAGTGCAGCACGCCCGCCTGATCCTCGAAGGTTTTCACGCCGCCGATGCCGCTGCCGACGATGGTGCCGGTGCCCTCGCCGCGCAGCTGTTCCTCGGTCAGGCCGCTGTCCTGCACGGCCAGCGCGGCGGCGGCCAGCGCGAGTTGCACGTACCGGTCGAGCTTGCGGGCCTCGCGGGGGTCCACGAAGGGCGACAGGTCGTCGTTGACTTCCCCGGCGATCCGGCTGGCCGTCTCGGCCGGATCGAAGTGCGTGATGGTGGCAATGCCGCTCTGTCCGGCGCGTTGCGCCTGCGCGTAAGCCTGCGCGCCCACGCCGATCGGCGTGACCGGCCCGAGGCCCGTGATAACAACCCGTTTCAACCCTGTGACGCTCACTGCATCCCCCCCTCTGTGCGTGCCGGTGTGTCGGCCCGGTCAATGGATGGGGGCGGGAGCGGCAATGCACCGCGCCCCGCCCCGTCATCCTGCGCCCCCCGAGCGTGGGGGGCCAGCGCGTTTACTGCTTGCTCTCGATGTAATCCACGGCGGCCTGGACCGTGCGGATCGTTTCGGCGTCCTCGTCGCTGATGGTGATGCCGAACTTGTCTTCGAGACCCATGATCAGTTCCACGGTTTCGAGGCTGTCGGCACCCAGGTCTTCCACGAAGCGGGCTTCGGGGACCACCTTGTCGCCGTCCACGCCGAGCTTGTCAACGATCACGTCTTTCACATCATCAAAAGTTGCCATGAGTTCGTACCTCCTGATACTGAAGTCTGCGCCAGTCTACACGTGGCGTCCATGAGAGTCGGCTGATCTGAACGGGGTTCAACTCGGGCCTCCTGCGGACGTTTCGGGTCAGTGGGGGTTCAATCCGCCGTCCACGCCGATGGTCTGCCCGGTGATGTACCCGGCACCGTCGCTGGCGAGGAACGCCACGAGCGCCGCGACCTCCTGCGGCTGCCCGAAACGCGCCAGCGGAATGCTGCCGAGGTACCCCTGCTGCACGTTCTCGGGCAGTTGGGCGGTCATGTCGCTCTCGATGAAGCCGGGCGCCACCGCGTTCACGGTGATGCCGCGCCCGCCGTACTCCTTGGCCAGCGCCTTGCTCAGGCCGATCAGTCCGGCCTTGCTGGCCACATAGTTCGCCTGTCCGGGGTTGCCGGTCAGGCCGACCACGCTGGCAATGTTGATGATCCGGCCCGAGCGGGCGCGCATCATGTGCTTGATCGCCGCGCGGCAGGCGATGAAGGCGCTCGACAGGTTCGTCTGGATGACGGCGTCCCAGTCCTCGTCCTTCATGCGGATGGCGAGGGTGTCGCGGGTGATCCCGGCGTTGTTCACGAGCACGTCCAGGCGGCCCATCTCTTTGATGACCGTCTCGACGAGCGTCCCGGCGTTGGCGGGGACGGTCAGGTCGGCGCCGAACACCTCGGCGCGCACGCCGGCCTCTCGGGCCTCGGCGGCGACCTTCCCGGCCTCGTCGGCGTTCCGGCCGTAGTGAACGGCGACATCGAAGCCGTCCTGCGCGAGTTTGAGGGCCATGGCGCGGCCCAGGCCACGGCTGCTGCCGGTGATCAGGGCGACTTTACGGGGGGTTTCGGTCATGGGTGGGTCCTCTGAGGAAAGGGGGATGGGCGGTTCACAGCGTGAAGTCCTGCACCTGCGCGGCCGTGCCGACGTTGATGGTGCGGGCGTCGGGCAGGATGCGCCTGACGAGACCGGTCAGGACGGTGCCGGGGCCGAATTCGATGAACACGTCTGCACCGGCCTCCGCGAGGGCCTGGATGGTCTCGACCCAGCGCACCGCGCCGGTGATCTGTTCGGTCAGCAGCCCCGGCAGGGCGGTGGGGTCGGTGTTCGCCTCGGCGGTCACGTTCGCGTACACCGGGAAGGCGGGCGGCGCGAACGCGGTCGTCTGGAGGTCCGGGGCGAGGCCACTGGCGGCCGGGTCCATCAGGGGGCAGTGGAAGGGCGCACTGACCTTCAGGGGGATGGCTTTCAGGCCGCGTGCCTTCAGGGCGGCGTTCGCGGCTTCCACGCCTTCTTTCGTGCCGCTGATGACGGTCTGGGTGGGCGCGTTGAAGTTGGCGGGCTGCACGCCGTCGGTCTCGGCGCAGACCTCCTGGACGACGGCCGGGTCGCCCATGACGGCGCTCATGGCTCCGGCTCCGACGGGCACGGCGGCCTGCATCAGTTCGCCGCGCCGGCGGGTCAGGCGCAGCGCGTCCCCGAGACTCAGGGCGTCGGCGGCGACCAGTGCGGAGTACTCGCCCAGCGAATGCCCGGCGGCGAAGGCGGGTGTCAGTCCGGTCTGCGCGCGCCACGCGCGGTACGCGGCGACGCTGGCGGCCACCAGGGCGGGCTGCTGGTTGGCGGTCAGGGTCAGGTCGTCCAGTGGGCCGGACTCGATCAGGGCGCGCAGGCCCGGCAGGACGTGCTCGACCTGCGTGTAGACCTCGGCCGCCTCGGGGAACGCGGCGGTCAGGTCGGCGCCCATGCCGACGCTGTGGCTGCCCTGACCGGGGAACAGCGCGGCGATCCTCATGCGCTCACCCCGGCGTGCGGTGCGGGCTTCAGGCTGGGCGCGCCGCCCCACCATTTCATGGTGCCCGCCACCCAGCTCAGGCCGCCGCCGAACGCGATCAGCAGCAGTTGCTGGCCGTCCTGCACGCGGCCGTCCTGCACGGCCTCGTCGAGGGCCATGGGCACGGTCGCGGAACTGGTGTTGCCGTAGCGGTCGAGGTTCACGACGGCGCGCTCCATGGGCAGCCCAAAGCGGTCCATGGCGGCCTCGATGATCCGCACGTTCGCCTGGTGCGGAATGACCCAGTCCACGTCGGCGCTGGTCAGGCCGCTCTTGGCGAGCACCTGCGCGCCGCTCTCGCCCAGCACACGCACCGCGAACTTGAAGACCTCGCGGCCGTTCATGCCGACCGAGTGGCCCATGTCGAAGCCGCCGGGCAGGGTGGGGGCCACGCAGCGCAGGTACAGGCTGGACCCGCCGTTCCCGTCGGCGCCCATCACGAATTCCTGGAAGCCGTACCCGGCGGGGACCGGGCCGATCACGGCGGCGCCCGCGCCGTCCCCGAACAGGATGGCGGTGTTGCGGTCGTCCTGGTCCACGATCTTGCTGAGGGCCTCGGCGCCCACGACGAGCACGCGGCGGGCCGCGCCGCTCATGATCAGGCCCTGCGCGACGCTCAGGCCGTACACGAAGCCGCTGCACGCGGTACTCAGGTCGAAGGCGGCCGCGCCGACCAGACCGACCTGCATGCCGATCAGGGCGGCGGTCGAGGGCATCAGCGCGTCGGGGCTGACGGTGGCGCAGATGATCGCGTCCACGCCCTGAAGGGCCTGCGGGTCGCGCCGCAGCATGTCGCGCACGGCCATGACGCCCACGTCGGACGTGAACTGTTCCGGCGCGGCGAAGCGGCGTTCGCGGATGCCGGTGCGGGACTCGATCCAGTCGGCGTTGGTGTCCATGCGGGCCTCGAATTCCGCGTTGGGCACGATGCGTTCCGGCACGTACATGCCCAGCGCGGTGATGCCGAGGCTGGGGCGGGCGGCGGGGTCACTCATGCCACGCACGCTAGCATTCTTTGAACGGCCGTTCAATGAATTCGGTACAGAGTTCATACGGACTCCGATTGAATGGCTGATAAAGCCGTTCAATCCGAGCAGAGCGAGTAGGAGTCGAAGCGGGTTCCGGACGTGGAGTTAGCAGATCGGTGGTGTTCCGATCTGTTAACGAAATAAACGGAATCCGTATCAGGACAGAGTTCCGGAAGACCCGCATGGCCCCGCACCGCAAAAAAGTGGGGGAGCGCCCCGCAGGACACTCCCCCCTTCACCAGACGCCGGTTTACTCGGCGGCTTCCGTGCTGTTCTCTTCGGTGCTGGCTTCCGCGCTGGCCTCGTCGGCAGCGGCTTCGGTCTGCCCGCCCGCCAGCTGCGCGATGGCCTGCTGCAGCGCCTTCTCGCGGATCAGGCTGGTGTAGTACGAGTTGATGCCGTTCGGCCCGAGCTGCTTGCTCAGGTCGGCGGGGCTCAGGCCGTTCGCCTGCGCCAGCGCCATCATGGTCTGGTTGAACTCGGCGTCGCTGACCTGAACCTGCAGGTCCTCGGCCAGGCGCTCCAGGGCCAGGTCGCGCTTCACGCGGGTCTCGGCGTTCTTGCCGAGGTCCGCCATGAACTCGTCGAGCTTGCCCTGCTCCTTCATGAAGGCCTCGTACTCGCCCCACTTGACGCCCTGGCGGCCCAGGTCGTCCTCGATCTCGGCCTGCATGGCCTCGCGGCGGCGGTCCAGCAGCGCCTGGGGAATGTCGGCGGTCATGCCCTCGACCAGGTGGTTGATGAACTCCTCGCGGCGGCCAGCCTCGCCTTCCTGCTGCGCGCGGCGTTCCAGTTCACCCTTCAGGTCGGTGCGCAGGCGCTCCAGCGAGTCGAAGTTCAGGCTCTTGGCGAACTCGTCGTCCAGTTCCTGCAGCTTCTTGGTCTTCACGTCCACGATCTTGACCGTGACGGTGTGCTCGGCGTGCTCGTGGTCGCCG from Deinococcus seoulensis includes the following:
- the fabF gene encoding beta-ketoacyl-ACP synthase II produces the protein MSVTGLKRVVITGLGPVTPIGVGAQAYAQAQRAGQSGIATITHFDPAETASRIAGEVNDDLSPFVDPREARKLDRYVQLALAAAALAVQDSGLTEEQLRGEGTGTIVGSGIGGVKTFEDQAGVLHSRGPGRISPMFIPMMIANMATGHVAMRYGATGPSSTVVTACATGTGAIGDAARYIQLGLADTMIAGGSEAAITPIAIGGFSNMKALSTRNDDPQRASRPFSATRDGFVLGEGAGVVILEEYEKAVARGATIYAEIVGYGTSADAHHITTPAPEGRGAQVAMRMALRTAGVNPEQVGYINAHGTSTHFNDLHETQGIKHVFGKHAHTLAVSSTKSMTGHLLGAAGAIEAIAVAQALRDGILPPTINLTDPDPELDLDYIPEGAREVQVEYALSNSFAFGGQNAALLFKRV
- the acpP gene encoding acyl carrier protein, yielding MATFDDVKDVIVDKLGVDGDKVVPEARFVEDLGADSLETVELIMGLEDKFGITISDEDAETIRTVQAAVDYIESKQ
- the fabG gene encoding 3-oxoacyl-[acyl-carrier-protein] reductase → MTETPRKVALITGSSRGLGRAMALKLAQDGFDVAVHYGRNADEAGKVAAEAREAGVRAEVFGADLTVPANAGTLVETVIKEMGRLDVLVNNAGITRDTLAIRMKDEDWDAVIQTNLSSAFIACRAAIKHMMRARSGRIINIASVVGLTGNPGQANYVASKAGLIGLSKALAKEYGGRGITVNAVAPGFIESDMTAQLPENVQQGYLGSIPLARFGQPQEVAALVAFLASDGAGYITGQTIGVDGGLNPH
- the fabD gene encoding ACP S-malonyltransferase, translated to MRIAALFPGQGSHSVGMGADLTAAFPEAAEVYTQVEHVLPGLRALIESGPLDDLTLTANQQPALVAASVAAYRAWRAQTGLTPAFAAGHSLGEYSALVAADALSLGDALRLTRRRGELMQAAVPVGAGAMSAVMGDPAVVQEVCAETDGVQPANFNAPTQTVISGTKEGVEAANAALKARGLKAIPLKVSAPFHCPLMDPAASGLAPDLQTTAFAPPAFPVYANVTAEANTDPTALPGLLTEQITGAVRWVETIQALAEAGADVFIEFGPGTVLTGLVRRILPDARTINVGTAAQVQDFTL
- a CDS encoding beta-ketoacyl-ACP synthase III; translated protein: MSDPAARPSLGITALGMYVPERIVPNAEFEARMDTNADWIESRTGIRERRFAAPEQFTSDVGVMAVRDMLRRDPQALQGVDAIICATVSPDALMPSTAALIGMQVGLVGAAAFDLSTACSGFVYGLSVAQGLIMSGAARRVLVVGAEALSKIVDQDDRNTAILFGDGAGAAVIGPVPAGYGFQEFVMGADGNGGSSLYLRCVAPTLPGGFDMGHSVGMNGREVFKFAVRVLGESGAQVLAKSGLTSADVDWVIPHQANVRIIEAAMDRFGLPMERAVVNLDRYGNTSSATVPMALDEAVQDGRVQDGQQLLLIAFGGGLSWVAGTMKWWGGAPSLKPAPHAGVSA
- the tig gene encoding trigger factor, which encodes MAELISREGNKVEFKVSVPAAEVNRAYDQVWAGLARDVRVPGFRPGKAPRKVIEGRVGKGYVEQEVRDRLLETHYSQAARELKLSLVDANIDPQPLKSGQSFEFTVKGETYPEVKLGDWSGLNLTAAAPEITDEVLDRTLSDLQERNATFDDADRAIEASDQVTIEEQGEDGGTYPVYLDVAEAHVRDALLGKNKGDTVEITVPAHQHGDHEHAEHTVTVKIVDVKTKKLQELDDEFAKSLNFDSLERLRTDLKGELERRAQQEGEAGRREEFINHLVEGMTADIPQALLDRRREAMQAEIEDDLGRQGVKWGEYEAFMKEQGKLDEFMADLGKNAETRVKRDLALERLAEDLQVQVSDAEFNQTMMALAQANGLSPADLSKQLGPNGINSYYTSLIREKALQQAIAQLAGGQTEAAADEASAEASTEENSTEAAE